Part of the Amblyomma americanum isolate KBUSLIRL-KWMA chromosome 7, ASM5285725v1, whole genome shotgun sequence genome, GTTATGTAAAGCAACGGATAAGCATGACAGAAGTCTGTAAAGGGGGCTTTTAGCATGTTTAGTAGGTGTGCAGTCTGGATTGGCTGGAATAGGAAAAATGCACCATATTTGATCCTTTGTCAAATCTTGTTAACATAACATGTCGCTGTAGTTTTGTCATCAAGTCCGTTTTGTCGTGTTATGCAGCATTTTCCCTCTAAGTCCAAAAGTGCAGTGTAGATAAGggttggacttttttttttttttaaattcgaaggaccttttgcagttttttttttcagccgataTTGTTTTCTACAGGTGAATTACTGACTTTTTTCTGCGATATAATGTGGTATTCCTGTGTAGTTAAAGTTCACCTAGAGTGCATCCTGGTCTTTTAGTCAGCCCTCTCATTCAATTTTCTAGCAATTAACTCGCAGATTGTCGTACTTAGAGGTGTCCTTCTAACCTAGCTTGTCATCAAAGAAAAAGTAATGGAAGTTGAATGATGGAACAGACAAAAACGAAAGTGAAAGGTCACTGAAAACTGGGCTGTTGCGCTGGGTTGAGTGAGAGGggcggggcatcacgtggtctgtaTGCTGACTGCAGTGATGAAACTGCCGCTGAGCCgtcgcggtagccagaacatCTCACTTTTTCTTTACTGCCCAAAGTGAATGATGACAGAGTGAGCAAAGAGTGCTTCACTAACAAGGAGGTGGAGCCTATTGGTTTACAAAGGTTAACAAGGTAACATTTAAATGCTTAAAAACGCACAACTGTGCCACATAATCAAAGGTACAACTGTCTCATCACATCCCTGGCTAGTTGTTGCATGTTGCCAAAGATACTGTACTTTGATTTAAACCTTGATGTCAAAAATAAATTCAGCATACTttcatctttttcttttgttgtttaaACTGAAATGTCCAGCCCCCTAATgtagagtgtttttttttttttaaggagctTTTAATGGATCTTTAATACTGGCAAGTCAAAGTGTTCAAAGTGTTTGCATAACTTATGGCAAAACCCTTAGAGCCGGAATTGATTTCACTTGCATGGCTTGAGTAATTGGTTGCAAATGTGGGCCTGAGGACCCGATTCAGAGTTGCTGAACAAAGTGACAAGGTGTGCATGATTTGAACCATTGCAttgaacaagcaaacaaaaaaatgaatgaatagaTGGTAGGCTTACATATATTTGCTTGTAATAGCTAACCAGCCAGTTAAGGCAGGATATTCTCAAGTATTATTATCTTAAAACCTAGAAATCGTATAATAAGGCATTATTGGAACTGAATGTGAGTTGCGATAGCGTTTCTTTCGTGCTGCTGTGTAGTGGCCTCGCGTACCAACTCCGTAGATTGCAGTGCTTCAAATACTGAATAGCAATCGTTGTCACATTGTGAAAGCAGGCTTTCTGCTTCATGTGCTAGTGATAAAAGTTGTGCATTACAGTTTTGCTAGACTATAGTTAATTAGATCAGCTTAGGTATTTTTCAGTTATAGGTATTTTTCAGTTATAGGGCCATAGGAAAATTTATTTTTAACTTGCTTTTCAGCAAAGTAACCGGCCCTTGAGTCTTGCACTGTGTATGACAAGGTAAATTGTGGCACACTCTAAATGGCTGCTTGCTTAGTTTGCTGtttgtttttctcatttttttctttaaaggaaGAATTGATCTCCGAGTGCATTTTCATTTCGAACTTGAAAAGATAGAAAGGTGTTGACTGCTCACTTCCTGTGCAGGTGTTTTCCATATTTGCTTTTGCAACCACATCTGGCTTTGGGACCACATCGGTTTTTTCGGTGAGATGTGATGGGTCAGCCCCTTTCAAAGTCAATGTCCAATTTGGCTATCCATTCAGGTGGGTGTACAGTAATGAGAAAATGTAATTTGAATGTGTAGTAGTGCTAATGAAACACTAATGTACATTCCCTTTGCTTGTATAACTGCTGATGTCAAAGATAAAAACCAGGCAGTGCTAAACTTTGCTGCTTGGTGCATTAATTTCCAGTGAGAGCCGGTTTACGGGGCGTTGTGCTCCGCTACTTTGCTGTTTTGCTTACATTGCACAGAGCAGCTACTATAAACATACGTGCACTATGCTGTTCAAAGTATGTACAGTAAAGACAGGTGATATTTTGcaacttctttcatttcattattgcttttttgtgcaaagtGGAGGCTTCTCTGCGTCAGTGACAGCTTTCACTCTTTTGAGCATGGCAGGGGGCAAGAGCTGCTTTGTCAACaatagctgcagctggcgtgTGTGCTCAgcgcagccacctgctcctctTAGCTCTAACTTCCGCTGCGCGAAAGTTTTGGCGTGGCAACTCTAGCTCCCGCCATCTGCTTCTCCTTAGCTCTGTCTTATCTTAGCCATCTGCTCCTTcgttctattctattctatttcaCTTTAGCCGGCACCCTAGCTTTGGCATCGCGCCAGCTGTGGGGTCAGATTACCCTAAAGCTTGGCTCAGGGGTGGGTCACGTAAAACAGCTCTTGGCATAAAATTATAGCTGGTAGTAGTTGTACTATGTTTCATTGACTTGTCTTTTCATTTGTTTGTGTTCGGTGTCACTACTGAGTGTGTTCAACATATTATGCAGGCGAGCTAGCTCTGTTTCTAGCATTTATGAGGAAGTGCTCTTTTATCTCCGGACTCAGTTCTGCTGTGGAGCAGTGTTGTGCTTCCAGCGTGCGGCTGCTTGCCTGTTGTAATTCCCTACTTGTTAACATGTGGAAAAATATTTGTCACAGCCATTGGTGAGGAAAATTAGGTCattagtaaagaaaaaaatatatattgctACACTGTGGTTGTGTTTGTCTGGTTCTAGACGTAGTTCTTTTCAATTTCTTGCCTTTGAGACACCTTGCTGACAGTTTCCTTAATCCGAGCTGTCAAGGAATAACTTTTGGCATTTTTTGCAGTGAGTTTTTGGTCATTTGTACGTTCAGCTGTTGTTTTTGACCTGCTTCGAAGTACTGCAGTGTACTGCTCCTTTTCCTGCCATGTGTACTGAAGTTGCAAGAAACACCATTTCAAGGTCCTACTTCTGGACCTGTTGCTTCTGTATTTCCTCATGTAATATGGTTTGTGTGACAGTAAACCATATTTTTGTGTACACTCGTGGCCCTAATAATGCGGAGCGTGCTGCTGTCATATCTTGCCCAAATTAAATTAGATGGCATTTATTCCTTATGTTGATAAATGCTGCTGGTGCGCTTATGCACGAACATAAGTAACCTAGTTCTACCACGCAATGCAGGAGACGAGCTAGAACACTAACCTGAAGTGCGTTTAATATTGTTCTGGCTGCATCCATACTGTCGAGGGCAAAAGTTTCCAGGATGTGTGAACTGCATCTGGAACTGATAGCTCTGTTACTAGCCACtgacttgtggaggtgaaagtgtGACTCAGTTTTTTGTAAAGTCTGATGATGAGATGAAGTGATCATTGCTAGACAAGCGACCTATATTCTTAGATCACTTTTGATGCACCCGAAGACATATGTCTCTGATAGTACATGTGGAAAATTTGAGAAACTATCCTCAgttgctttggaacattaaagcCCCATAAAGcaaaagtatgaaaaaaaaatttgttgcattTTACACCGAATATATTTCTTTCCACCCTAGATTGCTTGAACGAGAAGGTGCAGTTGTAGGTTTGTCATGCGTCTCTCTGTTCCCAAAGGAAAGAAATACCTGAAACGGAATTTAACTTTGAAAACCTTATTTCTTTTAACATAACGTACACATTTTAATCTAGCATGGTAGCCTCAGCTACTTATACatcacaaaaccaaacaaaacacagCAGCAAAATTAACGATATAATGCAATGAATTGAAGTGCTGCTGTTGGCTGTAGGCTTGTTTATAACTTAAGTGCTTGCAGAAACAACCTCTTTGTTCTTGTTGCGTGCAGGATGTCTTACTTCCCTTTCCAAGTGCCCCGATCCTGCCCGATCACACCTGAAGACCGCAGCTTGGCGACCATTGAGTTGCCCTTCAACTTTGCGAGCAATGCAGAGTTCTTTGTGGCCACGGGTGTGCTGTCATTTCTCTACTGTGTGGGCATCCTTGGTATTTACCTCTTCTCAAGCAAGATGTATGCAGAGAACCAAACTGTCCCCATTGTGGTGAGTGCATGTACAAGGTGTGATTTGATGTTTAGGTCATTACCCGGTGTATCACATGCGATATGAACTAAAAAATGAAGGGTATTTCATTTATGCTCACAGATGTTTGTCAGTCTGTTATTCCTGAAATGGCCTCTTTTAACATGTGTATCAAACTGAAGTCAGGTGCAGGCAGTCAGAGACGAAAGAAGCCTGCTGGAAAATCGCTCACTGTAAAGGCGCACCCAAATGATAGTACAGTGATGGAGCAGCTTTCGATTTTCCTATCGATTTATTTTATGCACTTGAATGTTTGTGCGCAGTTTAATCTCTTAGTCCAGCGGTAATGATTATAATTTGTTACTTATATTTATGCCATAATCATATCAGTAAGAATCTGCCAGGTTTTTAATTTCTGCTTTGTAGGAGCTCTGATGAAGTTTGTTCTGAAAGCTTGTAGCTTTAATCTGATGTTTACTTAGGTGTAGTACTGCTCAGACATATCGTGGGAGGAATGTTCCAAGGCAGGAGTGATGGTGGTACTGTTGCTGAGGCCAAGGACAGTAGAATCTTGATGATACGGTCTCGGATAAAAATCCACATGTTCTGAACACTTTCCCATGTGACTGTGTTTGGATTCATAATGTGCAAAAGATAAGTTGCTGAATGTGGCGGCATGTAAAACATAAAAAATGGTGAGGAATGCTGACTGCATAGCTCAACTGGAAGAGAAGCTGCTGGCCGATGGTGGCAGCACtgacgctgaaaaaaaaaaaaaagcagccatgTAGGCCGTGCATGTTGCCCACATTGAAGAATGGAATCGGACGAAGGTGATGTGCCCATTCAGGAGCTATCAGACCTTGCCAACACTGGAGTGCGACTACTGCCACATATGgggcgtcctggaatgtgctaCGCATTTCATGCAAAGAATTTCATGTTTACACCTAGTTATGACAATGAGACAGACtaaaatttttttgttgcaatgtGAATAACAGAATTGAATCTTCAGTGAAGCTGAACTGCTGTCCCTACTCAGGAATCTCCTCACATGTAAAGTAGCAAAAGATTATCGTGCACGGAAACGGAGAGAAGGTTGTAGTCATTCTTTTGTTGAATTTATATGGCAATTATTTTGCCTTTATTGAATTTTgtgataatccataacagcgcgacagacagaacagagaagagaggacgaacacagagcgctgactcaactaaaacgtttattggccgccagccagtataaatactgccctggtggccgggaaggaaacaagcacgcttgacttgcgtgacattcaaaatcgccagtacatcaggcacgtgtcaacaggtaGGAGTCATACGTGGGAGatatcaccgctacagcaggcacaaaatttgcattcacaagttagcattcacaatcaaggtaacggttttacagagggagtactgatacattggtctgaggccctagctatcaggtgggcttctattatttccctagcTAGCAAGTCACGGTTCTTTGCTATcacccgtcccgtctgtcgcgctgttatgggttatcgtgagcaccaactcgcccaacaaatggtattgttgaaTTTTGTGAAAAGAAAAAGGGATAATTTGCCAGTTGTTGTGTAGGCATCTTGCTCTTGCATACAACTGTGCGTATTCTGTTTCTAGAGCCAGAAACTTTCATTGGTAGTGGACAGCTTGGGCGCTATCTTCGTTTTTAGGTTTTATTCATGTTACTCttctcgttttctcaagatgTTCATTTTCTCGgtcactctggggctacccacacaTTTAAACTGCCCTCATCCAGTCTTTTCCACAAATTAATGCTCGACACTGCCCTGTTTTGTGTGCAAACTAGCTCCTGTGGCTGCTGCAGCTTTTCGACACATACTGGGAAGCCGCGTTTAAGTATGTAGGAGGTCTCCTGACTTCATAGACTTTGTGTTCCTGCCTGTCTTGAGGCATGCATAAACCAATTGTTAGGCTGCCTCACCATTTTGCTGCAGGCAATTGAACAGCAAAGGTTTAATAGAGGCATTCTGGTGTGAGCTTAGCTTTTGTAGCAACAAACTTGTAAATGTCACTGGTGCTCTTGCTTTGCAGGACTTGGGCCTGACTGCACTGCTGTCGCTTTTCTGGTTTGCGGGCTCATGCGCCTGGGCTCAGGGAGTGCGCGACGTCAAGTATTACATGAGTCCCGACAACATCATCAAGTGGCCCGCCATAGAAATCTGCAGGGATGTCGACAAGGCCCTCTGCTCGTTCGAGTCCAATGGAAGCTACGCCACCCTCAATGTTTCCTTGGTAAGCAAAGAGTGGGATGTGGCAGGCTATATACCAAGTTGGAAAACTGGGAATGGCCTGTTGGTTTTACGTGGGGAGCAACGGAGGGGTGTTAAGTCATGGAGAACAAACGATCCGAGCACCCACTGTGATGTActgcagtgtggcagtgaatagCGGGCTGTTACATGTTATTAAGTGTCTTCACTGGCAAAGGCGAGTTAGTGATAACCTAGCTGAAATCGAGAATGGACATGGGGCCAGGCACGTAATGCGCAGCACAGATAACCGGTGGTTCCTTGTATCGTAAAGTAGTGTATTCGAAGAGAATGTACTAGATTTAGGAGGTGACAGTTGGGTCGGGCGATAAGGCTAGGAAGTGTGAGGGTAAAGTGTGGCGGCAGCTGGCCTGGGAAACGGCTAATTGATGATAAGTTGGGAGGGGTCTTTGTACTGCTGTGAACCTAGTTAGGCTGATGATTGGCAACATTTGTCTTGTTTTGAGACCTGTTGCCTTGTAAGCTTGACTAATTAATGCTTGCCATCAGTGTTCTGCTTTGCACATGCACTGCATGACATTTGAATGGGCTGTATTTTGTTCTGACGTGAATATGTGTTGGGAAGGAAAAACAGACAGTCGGGAGCTTGTCACCTGGCACACCAAGTGTGTTCAGCCATTGTTCCTGTTCATTGTGTTTTATAGACAACTATTAGTGGCCTGTCAGGCTTTTGTAGGTGCACTGATGTGGCTTAATTTATGGTGAAGTCAGCCTTTTCATTGTTCAATTAATGCCAGTTAATGCAATGCCAATTAATGCAATGGCAACTCAGTAGCCAAATCAGAGTTGCCAGATGATCTGAAGGAAAGTAGAAAGGCCTAACAGCATAGTCATGGAGGCTGTTTTGCTTTGCATTGTGAATTGGCTGTTGTAAAAGGTTTTTACCGATTATTGTGGAAGCCCTGCTTTGTGGTAATCAAATTTAGTTTGTTTGGACTAGAGAAATTGGAAGTAGCAACAGACTTTTGAAGCATGTAACTTGATAGATCCTGTGATGACGTACTGCAGAGCCTCAAAATTCTGCTGCTATTGCTGTCACTGGTCACCAGTGTTggtggtaacgcgttacaagtaacggtgttaccggtaacgcattacttttttcagtaacttagtaatgtactcgttaccatttgggacCGGTAACGGGTAACATACGTTaaaatttttcggtaacgtgaggtgtcacgttactagttactttttgttccgcTTGTCGCCCACTCTGTTccctttttctagaaaaaaaaagcacagagcacctaaagtgatgttgcaaataaacaaacaggtgctttcgacgacctttgttgcggctcgcatgcatgccagaaaacacctgcccgtcgctacgcacccaactaaaaaaaaaaaaacacaatagccataaagcacgaaacacgtgcatgaaCACGCATTCCCACACTCGCCTTCGCCTAGctccccttcccgaaccactcacacacacaactttctacaaagtggaagcatgccgagcattttggaacatcacatttttcagaactgctgtaaatttgttgagagttcagcgattttttctttatgaagttagaattgatggtgaagtgccattttgtgtttaatgccacattcagaagatggcttcaccatgtgacacagagttagaatccaacacttgtaactctacaggcaactttaggccactataacattgctaagctcctgcacatttgtgcaaggtattctcgttaaatcaggatatcgcataaagtggttgtttgggctagaagttttatgtgtaATATGAggtttataaaattgttatcgcgAGTTCTTACGGCGAaaacgcactaattaaaatttatggctatGAAgcaacggcaaagtaacgtgcggtacttttttcggtaacagtaacgcgttactttttttgatAGGTAACATAGGGCGGTaatgcgttccttttttcttagcgtgaTGAGTAAcgcatttagttactttttttcggtaacgcctacaacactgctggTAACCCATTGTTAGCCAGTCATTGGTTTTCTAGTCTGTGTGCCAAATTACAAGCTGCTGCTTAAACTCATGCATTACATGTATATGGAAGGCTATTAAAGGTTCTGGTActcttttttttcagtaaagCATACATTGCATGCTGACTGTATGAGGGCTTAAAAAAACCAAACTGCAGTTCGCATGCAGTCACAtctgatgaaggaaccgagtaCGTTCCGAAACGTGTTCTCATTTTTGGTTGACTTTTTGGTTCTTTTGTTTTCTCACCTAAATTAAATTTGCTTTCCGAACCAGGCAAATGTTTGTGGTTATCGTGGCTAAGTTTAAAACCATTGTACAGTTCAGCCAATTTAATTAACTTGGGAAAGTCCGCAGTTCACGTCATAATATTGGAATTTCGCCATATCGAAATTCATCTCCTAGCATGCTAAGAAGCCTCCAAAATGCATTGCGGATCACTAATCAGAAAAACCTTTGGTATTTGCAGTGAAAGTAGTCCTCTGCCTTTGCTCTTCTTTCGCCTTCAACCATGGCTTTGCGCGTCGTTCGTATGCCTATTGGGATTGCATTGCATCTTGCTCACTTTGCGAGCTCTTGAGCCGCATCAGTACATTTATCGCGCCGAGCATCTCGTGGGAGATAGGGACAACGCACCCGTCTTGGAGTTTTGGTTTTGCTGTCATCATCTTGTGAGGGTCCGAGCACACCACCGACACAACAACTTGTCCAGTTGCCACCGCTGCCGCTGCGGCCTCGTGGGATAGAGGTAGggaaatgaaggaaggaaagctGTTGGTGGTAGCTATCCTAGCGGCGCCGGCTCCTCCTCCCCTCGTCTCCTCTTCACCATCAAGGATAGTGTCCTGCAATCAATACGCAATGAAATGAAATCGGGCCCACTCCCTGCCTCGTCGTTCTTCCTCCTCAGGTGCAAGTATGTGTGCCGGAGGTTCCTTGTATTGCTTGAATCAAGTGTGGCTGGGAGCCACAATGAGTATGGGCTGATGACTTCcaagtttcatttcatttatttgtcccttGAAGGTCTGAATGCATTACATAAGAGGGGGTGCTTACAGGTTGGGTTGTGAGCCACCATCACCTTCTGAGCATTTGTTAATTCTTTTAATGAATTTACAAATGTTGCAACCCCAAAAAGAGACATTAACGAGGTGGGAAAGGCAAGTAATAAACATGTACAAACATGtacacaaagagagagagagggtttattgacgggaaaggcagaggggttggccggaaaaataaatatctggcctgctactctgtactggggaacgggaagagaagaaaaaagagggtcacaatgggggatgatgatgatggcaggagGCAGacgaaaaaatacataaaaaaaaacaaggcacactttctaacatcacaaacacGAGGCAAGGCCCGtgctcacgctttttaagcgaaaCATGTACAGATTTTCCAAATAAAGTATAACGAGCATAATAGGCAGCCTTAATGCGGCTCACAGAAAGAGTTTGAACAAAATGAGGGTTCAGCGCAATGAGGGTCAGCCTCAGCCATGTGGACAGTTGGCTTTCAACTATACCTGcgtgcctacctgcctgcctatTGTGTTTTAATCGGCCACTTCTACCCTGTGTGCATGCATGCTTTGACCGTCAGCCTCTAAAGTCGTGCAGAGAGGCATGCTTGCTGCACGGCGGTCATTCAGCTGTTTTAGCAAGAGCTGTTTCTTCTGTCGTGGCTTTCCAGACATGGGGCACTGATGCTTCAGTTCTGTTGGAGATGCACTGCTTGTCAGGGAAGATCAAAAAGGGCATAGACCAGCTGTGCAACTGGCCTACTCTGAGAATTGACACGGAAGAAGGCTTTTTTTGTAGTCTGTTTTATTGGGAACCATTTTGTAATGCTTCCAAACAAAGCAAGTAGTTGTACCAGTGAGAGTGCAGACTTGAACGTTTTGAGGCATACATTTCACAGATGCTTCCTTTAGTTGCCCATTCAAGTGACCCCTTTACCGCTTCCACATTTGGCTGGCTGTTTGCCGAGACATCAGTGGCGAGCTGAACAGTAGAGTGGAATAACATAAAAAGGAGTGatggcttttaaaagaaaacccAGGTCTTTAGGGACGAAAAAGTGCGGAAAACTCGATTTTTCAATTTTACCATATTTAGATTCGTGACGTTCTGTTGCACTGACAGGCGAAGTTTGGCGGTCGAGACTGGCACGATTTTCAAAAAATTTTGAGATAAGTGCGCAGTCACGGACGGCATGGTA contains:
- the LOC144098847 gene encoding synaptophysin-like protein 2; this translates as MDLNFRVLKEPRGFMRVLQFVFSIFAFATTSGFGTTSVFSVRCDGSAPFKVNVQFGYPFRMSYFPFQVPRSCPITPEDRSLATIELPFNFASNAEFFVATGVLSFLYCVGILGIYLFSSKMYAENQTVPIVDLGLTALLSLFWFAGSCAWAQGVRDVKYYMSPDNIIKWPAIEICRDVDKALCSFESNGSYATLNVSLILGFFNVLLWMAGCWFVYKETSFHGQRQPPPVGGAVPPFPQSNAQYPPQSPPPIQSPTFGTQY